From the Clarias gariepinus isolate MV-2021 ecotype Netherlands chromosome 3, CGAR_prim_01v2, whole genome shotgun sequence genome, one window contains:
- the LOC128519424 gene encoding proline-rich protein 15, protein MTEKTAPWWRSFVGKRRKAARESASILEQELSAHPDSNQQHVSIDITPEQKSTSVSSVQAAGGQVAQADDTYDDSVVQPTFSENANRRNLRVSRSGRFKEKRHTRVGLPENYEDTDRAEPPRKGSMN, encoded by the coding sequence ATGACTGAAAAGACGGCACCCTGGTGGAGATCCTTTGTGGGGAAGAGGCGGAAAGCGGCCAGAGAATCCGCTTCGATCCTGGAGCAGGAACTCTCAGCTCACCCCGATTCTAACCAGCAGCACGTCTCCATCGACATCACCCCGGAGCAGAAGAGCACCTCGGTGAGCAGCGTGCAGGCGGCAGGAGGCCAGGTCGCCCAGGCTGATGACACTTACGACGACTCTGTCGTACAGCCCACGTTCAGCGAGAATGCAAACCGGCGCAACCTGCGTGTGTCACGCTCGGGCCGCTTCAAGGAGAAACGACACACGCGAGTGGGCCTGCCGGAGAACTACgaagacacagacagggcgGAGCCACCGAGAAAAGGCAGCATGAACTAA